One genomic window of Polyangium aurulentum includes the following:
- a CDS encoding vWA domain-containing protein, whose product MKASHVALLALAGMVLSSATVYSLTPPGGASAAITADPSRNDDDSTSIESVSGDAVGEVELAHFTAGSTVMIEGRMGHPKVIRNPRGETFVMLEARATSTERARRAAPVNLSIVIDKSGSMKGSRLRNAVQAAVGAVERLQDGDMVSVVAFDTRMQLVAPLVTIGPSTRGSVIAAIRGIQLGGDTCISCGIEGGMDELARATEGRVSRMLVLSDGDANHGLRDVPGFRSLAQRAQTRGISISTIGVDVDYNEKILSAIAVESNGRHYFVENDAGLARVFESEAESLTQAIASGAEVDIELGQGVELDRVFDRSFRRSGNRVTVPLGTFSSGDVKTVLLKVRLPSDSEGALPVASIEMKYRDLVKDEEGRCSGKLGVEVVSSGASDLDAVVAGRVNRSETAAALKEANLLFQQGRVQEAERKLAERQQALLDTASKAKTAAPAARASDVANDFEKQIAATEEARTGFAEPPPPVAATPIAGGFAQAPAAAAPAPTESRKARSTVRRNEANASDFGF is encoded by the coding sequence ATGAAAGCGTCACACGTTGCCCTCCTCGCCCTCGCCGGCATGGTCCTCAGCAGTGCGACCGTCTACTCGCTCACCCCGCCCGGCGGCGCGAGCGCCGCCATCACGGCCGATCCCTCCCGCAACGACGACGACTCCACCAGCATCGAGAGCGTCTCCGGCGACGCCGTCGGCGAAGTCGAGCTCGCCCACTTCACCGCGGGCTCCACCGTCATGATCGAAGGCCGCATGGGCCACCCCAAGGTCATCCGCAACCCGCGCGGCGAGACCTTCGTCATGCTCGAGGCCCGCGCCACCTCGACCGAGCGCGCGCGAAGGGCCGCGCCGGTGAACCTTTCCATCGTCATCGACAAGTCCGGCTCCATGAAGGGCAGCCGCCTGCGCAACGCGGTGCAAGCCGCCGTCGGCGCCGTCGAGCGACTGCAGGACGGCGACATGGTCTCCGTCGTCGCCTTCGACACGCGCATGCAGCTCGTCGCGCCGCTCGTCACCATCGGCCCCAGCACGCGGGGCTCGGTCATCGCGGCCATCCGGGGCATCCAGCTCGGCGGCGACACGTGCATCTCGTGCGGCATCGAGGGCGGCATGGACGAGCTCGCGCGCGCGACCGAGGGCCGCGTCAGCCGCATGCTCGTGCTCAGCGACGGCGACGCCAACCACGGGCTGAGGGACGTCCCCGGCTTCAGGAGCCTCGCGCAGCGCGCGCAGACCCGCGGGATCAGCATCTCCACCATCGGCGTCGACGTCGACTACAACGAGAAGATCCTCTCCGCGATCGCCGTCGAGTCGAACGGCCGTCACTACTTCGTCGAGAACGACGCGGGCCTCGCGCGCGTGTTCGAGAGCGAGGCCGAGTCGCTCACGCAGGCCATCGCGAGCGGGGCCGAGGTCGACATCGAGCTGGGGCAGGGGGTCGAGCTCGATCGCGTCTTCGATCGCTCGTTCCGCCGCTCGGGCAACCGCGTCACCGTGCCGCTCGGCACGTTCAGCAGCGGCGACGTGAAGACGGTGCTGCTCAAGGTGCGCCTGCCGTCCGACAGCGAGGGCGCGCTGCCCGTCGCCTCGATCGAGATGAAGTACCGCGACCTCGTGAAGGACGAGGAGGGCCGCTGCTCGGGCAAGCTCGGCGTCGAGGTGGTCTCGAGCGGCGCGAGCGATCTCGACGCCGTCGTCGCGGGCCGCGTGAACCGAAGCGAGACGGCGGCGGCGCTCAAGGAGGCGAACCTGCTCTTCCAGCAAGGCCGCGTGCAGGAGGCGGAGCGCAAGCTCGCCGAGCGGCAGCAGGCTCTTCTCGACACGGCCTCGAAGGCGAAGACCGCGGCCCCGGCTGCGCGCGCGAGCGACGTCGCGAACGACTTCGAGAAGCAGATCGCCGCGACCGAGGAGGCGCGCACGGGCTTCGCGGAGCCGCCGCCCCCCGTCGCCGCGACGCCGATCGCCGGAGGCTTCGCGCAAGCGCCCGCCGCAGCCGCTCCCGCGCCCACCGAGTCGCGCAAAGCCCGCAGCACGGTGCGCAGGAACGAGGCGAACGCGTCCGACTTCGGCTTCTGA